From a region of the Penaeus vannamei isolate JL-2024 chromosome 2, ASM4276789v1, whole genome shotgun sequence genome:
- the LOC138863163 gene encoding uncharacterized protein, which produces MMYHVVEETLSNMGMNGSACLLRAVCEMFQFPLKSHGFFGEVLELFFSVSRSPHAERRLGEYTRAERVGRSSGDCLEYHAHCPLSLFTNPGQTMWINIDPNETGFNEEGSICH; this is translated from the exons TACCACGTCGTGGAAGAAACCCTCTCCAACATGGGAATGAACGGGTCCGCCTGCCTTTTGCGAGCCGTCTGCGAAATGTTTCAGTTTCCCCTCAAAAGCCACGGTTTCTTTGGTGAAGTTCTGGAGCTCTTTTTCAG tgTCAGCCGTTCCCCCCACGCGGAGAGGCGCCTTGGGGAGTACACGAGGGCGGAGCGAGTAGGGCGTTCGTCAGGAGATTGCCTGGAGTACCACGCCCActgcccactctccctcttcaccaATCCCGGCCAGACCATGTGGAT AAATATTGATCCTAATGAAACTGGTTTTAACGAGGAaggaagcatctgtcactga